TCCCGCAGCGTGTCGTTGGAGACGAGGATGCCGGAGGAGCCGCCCAGCAGTCCGGCGTTCTCCAGGATGGCGACGACCTCCACGTCCACGGCGTTGCGCCGCAGCGAGCCCGCGGGCTGGGCGAAGAGCGTGGCGATGTCCCCACGTCCGACCTGGAGCCGCTCGGCCACCGTGGAGGAGAGGACCACCGTGCGGGCCTTCGCCAGCGCATCCAGGCTGCCTTCCTTCATGCGGAAGCCGCCGTGCGCGCCGCGCTCTCCCGCCACATCCACCGAGACGAGGTACGACTCGAAGCGGCGGCGCCCCACGCCCACGGTGGCGCGTCCGCGGCCGCGCTCGCGCAGCGCGCAGCCTTCGGGCACCAGCGGCGTCACCACCTCACGCACCCGGACCGCGTCCCCCATCACCGGGGCGATGCTGTCGGGGTGGACCTTGAAGTAGCCGCCGACGTTGAGCTCTCCACTCAGGAAGGTGGCGATGGCTTCCCGGTGCGAGGCCGCGACGCCCGCGGTCAGCGCCACCGACAGCACCAGCACGCCGCTGGCGCCCGCGACGATGGCGAGCAGCAGCAGCGCCCGCTCCCGGTGAGCGAACATGTTGCGCAGGGCCAGCAGGAACAGGGTGGGCATGGCGTCAGTCCTCCCGCTTCCGCATGGCCTCGATGGGGAGCACCGCGCTGCCACGCCACGCGGGCACCAGCGAGGCTGCCACCACCACCGCGCCCACCACCGCCACCACCACCAACCCGGCCGTGGCGGACAGTTGAGGCATCAGCACATTTCCACCCATGAAGACCTGGAGCGACTCGTCTCGGACCGGGATGCCCTGGCCCACCACCAGCCGCAGCAGCGCGACGCCGAGCCCCACCCCCAGGCCCGCGCCCAGCACGCCCAAGAGCAGGCCCTCGCACAGCAGCACCGTGAACACCTCCCGGCGCTGCATGCCCACCGCTCGCAGCGTCCCCACCTCGCCCACCCGCTCCCGCGCCAGCAGCAGCAGCGTGCTCCCGGAGACCATCACCACGAACAGCGACATCAGCGCGGCCAGCGCCAGCAGCACCACCTGGGTGATGCCCACCACGCCCGCGAGCAGGCCTCCCGCCTCGGACCAGTCCACCGTCGCCAGCGGTGCGCCGGTCTCCTTCGCCAGCGCGTCGATGCGCTCCGCGACGGCGTCCGCGTCCGCGCCCGTCTCGAGCACCAGCGCCGCCTGAAGGATGCCGCCGCCTCGCAGCGTTTCGGGGGTGAAGTGCTCGGGAAAGGCCTCGTGCCGAGCGAAGACCGGAGGCGCCGCCCCCGAGCCCTCCTGAGCGCCAGCCTCTGGCACCTCGATGATGGCCGCGGGCTGCAGCGCGAGGTCCGTGGGCGCCATGGGCTGGGCCAGGCCGAGCGCCTCGACATCCTTCCGGACCTCATCGTCCTCCGCCTGCGTCCTCCGGTTGGCGAGGAAGCGCGCGGTGACCAGGTCCAGGAGCCCGAGCGAATTCACGCGGCTGAGGTCCCCGCCCAGGCCCTTGAAGCGGAACGTCCCCCACACCCGCACCGGCACGCCCGTGACACCCAGCGAGCCATTGGGGCTCATCAGGACCAACGTGTCCCCGGGCCGCACGCGGTACAGCGGCAGGTGCGGCGCCAGCACCTCCTGGAACTGCTGGTAGCGCGCATCGAAGTTGGCGTCGTCCAGCGTGAGGAACTCGCGCAGCAGCGGCTCCACCTCGCCCGGATGGCCCAGCAGCGTGCCCAGGGCCTGGGCCACGGCCTGGGAGCGCTCCGCGTCCAGACGCGCCAGCAGGTCCGGCAGCTCGACGAGGCAGCGCTCCGCCACGGTGCGCAGGGATTCGTCCTGCGCGAAGGTGGCCCCGCGCGAGCGCTCGCGATGCAGCGTGTCCAGCAGCGCCGCCACGGGGAGCTTGAAGTGCTGCTCGTAGAGGCCCTGCCCCAACATCAAGCCCCGCTGACCTGGCGGCGGCAGGCTGCCACTGACGAGCTCGAAGCGGGGAAAAGCGCGGGGAAACAGCGCCAGGTCCGAGGCCAGGAACTCCACGTCGATGGAGGCCCCCTCGCCCACCTGCCTCGCCACGCGGTTCTCCAGGTACTCCAGCGTCTCCAGCGGCTCGGTCCGGAAGCGCTCCCAGAACGCCGGCTCCGCCACCGCCTCCAACGCCTGCCGGTCCTCCCGCGCCTCTTCCTCTTTCAGGAACGCGAAGGCCTCCGCCCGCCGGCCGTCATCACGCACCACGTCACGCAAGGTGCGCTCCAGGTCCGCGCCCAACACCGCCAGCCGGGCCTCGCGCGCCGCGGTGGCGGGCTCGCGCGCCACCGCGCGAATGGAAGACAGCTTCTCGTCCAGGTAGTTGCCGCGAAACACCCAGGCCCCGCCCACCTCGAGCGGCACCACCTCGCGCACGCCGTCCACGGCGCGCACCCGGGCCTCCACCTGGGCGAAGTCGGGAATGGGCTGGAGCTCGGGTGCTCCCCCGGAGTCCTGCACCACCACCGGTGTCCCCGTGGAGGTGGCGTTGTAGAGCTGGAGGTCGCCCGTTCCACTCTCGATGAGACTGCGACGCGTCCCGTCAGAGATGCCGCCCACCAGCGCGACGCCCAGTGTGAGCAGGAGCGCACTGCCCGCGGCCAGCAGCCCCACCACCCAACTCCGCGGCCGGGCCAGCACACCGTGGAAGGCGAAAGACACCAGCGCCACCGACGACTCCTCGTGATGCGGGCGCCCCACAGGCCGTGGACCCGGTGCCCGCAGGCACAATCAACCGGACAGCAGGGAGCAGGACGATAAAGAACCCTTCCAGGTGAGGCAAGCCGCCCCACCCCGTTGCGCCCACGGACGCGAAGGGTTGAAGCTGCCGTGCATGACGTCGAGCCCGAGAGCCCCCCTGGCGCAATCACTCCACTTCTGGGCCCGCAACGCCTCCAATGAGTCCGCGCTCCTTCAAGCCTCGCTCCGGCTGGGCCTGTTCGACGCACTCCCCGTGGAAGGCAGCGATACACCCAAGCCCCTCGATGTGTTGACGCAGGCGCTCGCCGTCTCGACGCGAGGGCTCCGGGCCCTGCTGGAGATGCTCACGAGCATGGGCTTCGTGCACATGGATGACGCACGGCGCTTCGCCTTGTCCGCGCAGACCGCCGGCATTCTCCGGAGCGAGCCTTTCCAGCAAAGGCTCTCGGCGGAGCTGCCCTGGTGGGAGCCGCACGGGCTGTTGGATACAGCCGTGAAACAGGGAGGCCCTGTCGCGCACGCCGGGCGGGACTGGGATGTGCTGGGCCACCTCCAGGCGCTCTTCCTGGACGCGCCGGCGACCACCGATTCGCCCGAGGCGGAGGACTTCTTCGACCGCTTCGCTCGCAGCGCGCCCCGTCACCAGGTGCTCGTCACCGCGGGCCGGATGGGCGTGCTGGAGCAACTGGCCTCGGCGCCCCGCACCGTGGAGGCGCTGGGCACACTCACGCAGACGAGCCCCCAGGGACTGCGCGTGCTGCTCGACGTCCTGGCTCGGATGGAGCTGGTGCGGGAAGACGGCGGCGCGTGGTCGCTGACTCCGCCAGCGCGACAGCTTTTGGACGGCAAGGCCCTGGCGTACCTGGTGCGCTCGCTGACTGTCTCGGCGCGCTACTGGGAGGCGCTGGGACGCCTGGAGGAGACGGTGCGCCATGAGCGCTTCATCCTGGACCTGAAGAATCCCGAGGTGAGCCAGAGCTTCTACGCGGACAACTCGAACCAGCTCACGGCGGTGTTCGCCTCGCACTTCCAGCTCAGCCGCCGCGCCGCTACGACGCTGGCGCAGACACGTCCCTTGGACGGCGCCCAGGTTCTCGACATCGGGACGGGCTCGGGCGTGTGGGGCTCGGCCTTCGCCAGGGCCACGCCCACCACCCATGTCACCTACTTCGACCAGGCTGTCGTGCTCGAACAGGTGCAGCGCAACGTCCAGGCGCTGAAGGTGTCGGACCGGGCGCGGCTGTGGCCGGGCAACCTCTTCACCCATGACTTCGGGGAGGCGGACTTCGACGTCATCATCCTCCCCCAGGTCCTCAATGTGCTGCTCCCGGACATGCTGCCTGGCCTCTTCGCCCGCGTGGCGAAGGCGCTCCGGCCCGGCGGCGTGCTGCTCATCGCGGAGTATGTGCTCAACGAGCGCCGCGACGGGCCGCTGGACCACCTCTACTTCGGGCTGCGGCGCTTCATGACGAACGAGGGCGACCTGCTGTCCGCGTCCGAGTACGCACAACTGCTGTCGGCCGTGGGCCTGACGCAGTCGGTCTGCATCCCCCTGCCGACGCAGGAGCTCATCTTCGCCGCCCGCCCGGGCGTGACGCTCCCGAGCCAGCTCGCGTCCACGGAGTCCGAGGCCCGCCCGGCCAGCACGGAGGCCCGCGGCGCCTGAGCCACGCCGGGGCCGTGCCCAGGCCAGCGCGGCCCCGGAACGCTCGCGCTTTGAAGCCGCGCGTCGACCTCCGCGCGAGTCACCCCGAGGAGGCGGCGTCGGCCCACGCGACATCGCCACGGTGCGCGATGACGACACGCGGGATGGCGGGGCCCCCCGCGCGAGTCACCCCGAGGAGGCGGCGTCGGCCCACGCGACATCGCCACGGTGAGCGATGACGACCTGCTGGATGGGCATGTCGAAGCCGCGCGCTTCGGTGAGGCCCACCGGCGCCAACAGCGCGCGGAACTCCGGGAGCGACAGGACGTCGCCCTCGTTCGTCACATACCGGCGCAGCGAGAAATAGAGCGCGTCCAACGGACCGTCACGGCGGTCCGTCAGCAGATAGCCGGAGATGAGCAGCAAGCCCCCGGGCTTCAACGCACGCGCCAGCCTGGCGAAGAAACCAGGCAGCTCCGCCGGAGGCAGCGCGGGGATGATTTGCGGCAGCAGGATGACGTCGAAGCAGGACTCGCCGTAGTCCACCGACAGGCAGTCCCCCGCCCACAGCCGCGAGCGCGCCTCCAGCTTCAGCTTCGCCAGATGCGGGCGCACCGCGTCCAGCACGTGCGGCGAGTCCAGGTAGGTGACATGCGAGGACGGGTCCGCCAGCCCGAAGGCCGCGCCCCACACGCCCGAGCCAGTGCCCACGTCCAGCACCCGCGCCTCCGCCAGCGGACGCATCTTGCGCACCAACGCAGCCGCCTGCCGGCTCAACCGCAGGTGCGAGGCGAAGATGCTGGAGATGCGCGAGGCGTTCTCCTGGTAGATGCGCCGCGCCGTCTCGGGCTCCCGCAGGTCCAACCGGAAGCGCTGCTCGCGCACCGCCTCGTCCAGGTGACCCAGCGCCTCCCAGTAGGCCAGGGTCGCGGGCAGCGCCCGCTGGAAGTACGGAAGGCTCTGCGCGTCCAGCGCGCGCCCAGCGGCCTCCGTCAGCCCCCAGCCGCCCTCCCGCTCCTGGGCAATCCCCATCGCCGCCAGGGTGCCGAGCAGCACCGCCAGCGCCTCCGGCACCGCGTCCACCTCCCGCGCGAGCACGTCCAGCGGCGAGGCCCCTTGGACGAGCCGAGCCAGCACGCCCAGCTCCGCGCTCGCCACCAGCGCCAGCGTGCGCGCGGGGTTGCGCGCGAACCGGTCGTGGAAGTCCCGGGCCTCCGCGTTCGGGAACGACGGCGGTGGCGCCAGGAACAGCGCGCGGTAGGCGCCGAGCAAGTCCCACTCCACCCCATCCCACGTCACGGGCGCGCCGCCGCGCACGGCCTGGGGCAGCAGCGCCAGGACATGCCACCAGCGCCGCGCCTCCCTCAGCCCGGCGACGAAGGCCGCGTCTCGAAGGAAGGCCGCGGTCGCCGGGGGCAACACGTACCCTCGGCCGTCCTCCAAGTGGATGAAGCCCAGGGCCACCAGGGGCTCCACGACGGCGCGCACGCCCCGCGAAGCCCCACCCACCTGCTTCACCAGCGCGGCCAGCGAAGCCGGCTCGGCGGTGCCTGCTTCCGGCAGGTGCTCGAAGAGACCGAGCGACACGGCGGCCTGGAGCGCCGCGGCCTCATTGCTGGCGTCGCGCGCGTGGAAGTTGAGCTGCTGCACGAAGGCGGGAGACGGCGCGGGAGTGGATTCGGACACGAAGCAGCGCTCCTTTACGTCCAGCGGAACAAGCGAAGGGCCAGCACCAGCGGCAGCACGGTCCACGCGGCCAGCACCGCCATGGGCGTGGCCAGCGACAGGAGTCCCGCGCCATCCAACATGACGGCTCGCAGGGAGTCGTTGACAGCCGTCAGCGGCAGCAAGGCGATGACGGGCTGCAGCCATGACGGGAAGTTGTCCGACGCGAAGAAGACGCCAGACAGGAACATCATCGGCATGGACACGAGGTTGACGAGTCCCCCCATGGACTCCTCGCTCCGCGCCCGGATGGACACCAGCACCCCCAGCGCGGCGAAGCACAGCGAGCCCACCAGCCCCACCAGGGTCAACGTGGCGTAGCTGCCGAACATGGGCACGCCGAAGAGCCACCGGGCGAAGGCGCAGAAGAACAGGACCTCCACCAGCGCGAACACCGACCGCGCCAGCATGAAGGACAGGAAGAAGTGGGAGCGGCGCATGGGCGTCGCGGACAGCCGCTTCAGCAGCCGGCCTCCGCGCATGCTCACCAGCGAGCCCGCCACCACCCACAAGCTGTTGGACATCAACGACAGCCCGAGCAACCCGGGGATGAGGAAGTCGATGTAGCGGTTCCCGGGCTCGGACACGGGCGTGGACTTCAAGGACGCGTCCGCATCCGGCGGAGCCGCCGCCAACGCCCGCGCCACCAACAACCGCGCGGTGCGGCCATCCTGCTGGCTGGGGTCCACCAGGGCCTCGGGCGTCTCTCCGGGCAGCAGCACCAACGCGAGCTGTCCGCGCGCCAGCCGCCTGCGCGCCGCCGCCTCGCTTTCGATTCCGGCCGACAGCTCCGGGACGTCCTTCAGCTTCTCCACCAGGGCCTGCGCCCCCGGCCCCTCCGCCACGGCGACCCGCACCGGGCCCAGCGTGTCATTGCGGAACGCGAGCCCCAGCATCACCGAGGTGACCAGGGGGAAGAGGAACGTCCAGAACAGCACCTCCGGCTGGCGCAGCAGCATGCGCAGCCGCATCAGCATCAACTGCCCCAGCGCGTTCATCAGGCCGCCTTCTCTTCCGCGGACTCGCGCAGCGAGCGGCCCGTCATGTCGATGAAGACGTCATCCAGCGTGGGGCGCCGGGTGGACAGGTGCCGCAGTTCACCGCCGCCCGCCGCCACCTCGCGCAGCACCTCTGGGAGCGCCAGGTGCAGCGCCTTCACCCGCACGGTGATGCGGCCCGAGTGGCGCTGCACCGCCACCACCGAGGCCAGCGGGCGCAGCCGCTCCAGGTCGGGCGAGGGCTCCGCCTCCAGCTCGATGACCTGCTCCGCCCCCAGCGAGGTGATGATGTCCCGCGGCGTCCCGCGCGCAATCACCCGGCCCCGGTCGATGATGACCAGCCGGTCGCACAGCACCTCGGCCTCGTCCATGTAATGCGTGGTCAACACCACCGTGCGCCCGCGCGCCTTGAGCTGCGTCACCACGTCCCACAGCGAGCGGCGCGACTGGGGGTCCAGGCCGGTGGTCGGCTCGTCCAGGAAGAGCACGTCCGGGTCCCCCGCCAGCGCGAGCGCCAGGGCCAGCCGCTGCTTCTGCCCTCCGGACAGCTTGCCCACCCGCGCCTCGCGCTTCTCCCCCAGTTGCACCATCCCGATGAGCGTCTCCACCGGCAGGGGCCGGGGATAGAAGGAGGCGAACAGCTTCACCATCTCCTCCACCTTGAGCTGGTCCACCAGCCGCGTCTCCTGGAGCGTCATGCCAATGCGCTGCCGCAGCACCGCGGCGTCCGTCGCCCAGCGCAGCCCCAGGAGGCGGACGTCGCCCGAGGTCGCCGGTTGCAGACCTTCGAGGATTTCCACGGTGGTCGTCTTGCCCGCGCCGTTGGGGCCGAGCAGGCCCACGCACTCGCCTCGGCGGATGTCCAGGTCAATGCCGTCCACGGCGGTGACGTCGCCGAAGCGTTTGACCAATCCCTTCACCTCGATGGCGAGTTCGTCCGGGTGTGTCATGCAGAGGGCCCTGGGGGAGCGCGCGCGAGTATGGCCCAACACCCGGAGGGAGCCCAACGAACCCCGTGTGGAAACCCGAGGGGCGAAACGCGCCGGAATGCTACGGTGCCAGACGTGGCCCTGACCGACTCATTGGATGCCCGGGTGGACCGGCTGGAATTGCCGTTCAACGAATTCGGCGTTGACCCGTACGGCATCTCCAAGTCCCATGTGAAACACGCGCTGCGCGTCTTTGGCGCCATCTACCGCTACTACTTCCGGGTGCGCTGTTACGGCGCGGAGAACATCCCCCCCAGGGGCCGCGCAATGCTGGTGGGCAACCA
This genomic window from Myxococcus hansupus contains:
- a CDS encoding ABC transporter permease, whose amino-acid sequence is MNALGQLMLMRLRMLLRQPEVLFWTFLFPLVTSVMLGLAFRNDTLGPVRVAVAEGPGAQALVEKLKDVPELSAGIESEAAARRRLARGQLALVLLPGETPEALVDPSQQDGRTARLLVARALAAAPPDADASLKSTPVSEPGNRYIDFLIPGLLGLSLMSNSLWVVAGSLVSMRGGRLLKRLSATPMRRSHFFLSFMLARSVFALVEVLFFCAFARWLFGVPMFGSYATLTLVGLVGSLCFAALGVLVSIRARSEESMGGLVNLVSMPMMFLSGVFFASDNFPSWLQPVIALLPLTAVNDSLRAVMLDGAGLLSLATPMAVLAAWTVLPLVLALRLFRWT
- a CDS encoding FtsX-like permease family protein codes for the protein MALVSFAFHGVLARPRSWVVGLLAAGSALLLTLGVALVGGISDGTRRSLIESGTGDLQLYNATSTGTPVVVQDSGGAPELQPIPDFAQVEARVRAVDGVREVVPLEVGGAWVFRGNYLDEKLSSIRAVAREPATAAREARLAVLGADLERTLRDVVRDDGRRAEAFAFLKEEEAREDRQALEAVAEPAFWERFRTEPLETLEYLENRVARQVGEGASIDVEFLASDLALFPRAFPRFELVSGSLPPPGQRGLMLGQGLYEQHFKLPVAALLDTLHRERSRGATFAQDESLRTVAERCLVELPDLLARLDAERSQAVAQALGTLLGHPGEVEPLLREFLTLDDANFDARYQQFQEVLAPHLPLYRVRPGDTLVLMSPNGSLGVTGVPVRVWGTFRFKGLGGDLSRVNSLGLLDLVTARFLANRRTQAEDDEVRKDVEALGLAQPMAPTDLALQPAAIIEVPEAGAQEGSGAAPPVFARHEAFPEHFTPETLRGGGILQAALVLETGADADAVAERIDALAKETGAPLATVDWSEAGGLLAGVVGITQVVLLALAALMSLFVVMVSGSTLLLLARERVGEVGTLRAVGMQRREVFTVLLCEGLLLGVLGAGLGVGLGVALLRLVVGQGIPVRDESLQVFMGGNVLMPQLSATAGLVVVAVVGAVVVAASLVPAWRGSAVLPIEAMRKRED
- a CDS encoding class I SAM-dependent methyltransferase, with the translated sequence MSESTPAPSPAFVQQLNFHARDASNEAAALQAAVSLGLFEHLPEAGTAEPASLAALVKQVGGASRGVRAVVEPLVALGFIHLEDGRGYVLPPATAAFLRDAAFVAGLREARRWWHVLALLPQAVRGGAPVTWDGVEWDLLGAYRALFLAPPPSFPNAEARDFHDRFARNPARTLALVASAELGVLARLVQGASPLDVLAREVDAVPEALAVLLGTLAAMGIAQEREGGWGLTEAAGRALDAQSLPYFQRALPATLAYWEALGHLDEAVREQRFRLDLREPETARRIYQENASRISSIFASHLRLSRQAAALVRKMRPLAEARVLDVGTGSGVWGAAFGLADPSSHVTYLDSPHVLDAVRPHLAKLKLEARSRLWAGDCLSVDYGESCFDVILLPQIIPALPPAELPGFFARLARALKPGGLLLISGYLLTDRRDGPLDALYFSLRRYVTNEGDVLSLPEFRALLAPVGLTEARGFDMPIQQVVIAHRGDVAWADAASSG
- a CDS encoding ABC transporter ATP-binding protein encodes the protein MTHPDELAIEVKGLVKRFGDVTAVDGIDLDIRRGECVGLLGPNGAGKTTTVEILEGLQPATSGDVRLLGLRWATDAAVLRQRIGMTLQETRLVDQLKVEEMVKLFASFYPRPLPVETLIGMVQLGEKREARVGKLSGGQKQRLALALALAGDPDVLFLDEPTTGLDPQSRRSLWDVVTQLKARGRTVVLTTHYMDEAEVLCDRLVIIDRGRVIARGTPRDIITSLGAEQVIELEAEPSPDLERLRPLASVVAVQRHSGRITVRVKALHLALPEVLREVAAGGGELRHLSTRRPTLDDVFIDMTGRSLRESAEEKAA
- a CDS encoding class I SAM-dependent methyltransferase; its protein translation is MTSSPRAPLAQSLHFWARNASNESALLQASLRLGLFDALPVEGSDTPKPLDVLTQALAVSTRGLRALLEMLTSMGFVHMDDARRFALSAQTAGILRSEPFQQRLSAELPWWEPHGLLDTAVKQGGPVAHAGRDWDVLGHLQALFLDAPATTDSPEAEDFFDRFARSAPRHQVLVTAGRMGVLEQLASAPRTVEALGTLTQTSPQGLRVLLDVLARMELVREDGGAWSLTPPARQLLDGKALAYLVRSLTVSARYWEALGRLEETVRHERFILDLKNPEVSQSFYADNSNQLTAVFASHFQLSRRAATTLAQTRPLDGAQVLDIGTGSGVWGSAFARATPTTHVTYFDQAVVLEQVQRNVQALKVSDRARLWPGNLFTHDFGEADFDVIILPQVLNVLLPDMLPGLFARVAKALRPGGVLLIAEYVLNERRDGPLDHLYFGLRRFMTNEGDLLSASEYAQLLSAVGLTQSVCIPLPTQELIFAARPGVTLPSQLASTESEARPASTEARGA